Proteins encoded in a region of the Novibacillus thermophilus genome:
- a CDS encoding resuscitation-promoting factor gives MKRKVVISIGILTVLALAGVFTSFAMQKEVTVTFNDGQKNILAKTWKGTLEEVLADAGVDVDALKAKYEPSVPWDQAITDDVHVRMTRVFSVTLVDGGESASVKTKQFTVEDFLDEMNVTLGELDEINVSLDSRVQDGMHIVVDRIDKKVKTEKDEIPFDTVKQKDANLVKGKEILAREGKAGEKITEITYVYKNGELIDKDEEVVKVIDPVDKVVKIGTKEQQTEQKAKKKESGVKLASRKSSNQSSSSAKSTPKSTPSGSVWDKLAACESGGNWSANTGNGYYGGLQFSLDSWRAVGGSGYPHEHSRETQIAMGKKLQARQGWDAWGACAEKLGLN, from the coding sequence ATGAAGCGAAAGGTCGTTATAAGTATAGGCATCCTCACTGTCCTCGCTTTGGCCGGAGTGTTCACAAGTTTCGCGATGCAGAAAGAAGTGACCGTCACCTTTAACGACGGGCAAAAGAATATTCTGGCCAAAACGTGGAAGGGAACGCTGGAGGAAGTGTTGGCTGACGCCGGAGTCGATGTCGACGCATTAAAAGCCAAGTACGAGCCAAGTGTTCCTTGGGATCAAGCCATTACCGATGACGTCCACGTTCGGATGACACGTGTATTTAGTGTCACACTCGTCGATGGCGGCGAATCTGCTTCCGTCAAAACGAAACAATTTACGGTTGAAGACTTTTTAGATGAAATGAATGTGACCCTGGGTGAGCTAGACGAAATCAACGTGTCTCTGGACAGTCGAGTTCAGGACGGCATGCACATCGTCGTCGACCGCATTGATAAGAAGGTCAAAACAGAGAAAGACGAGATCCCTTTCGATACGGTTAAGCAAAAAGACGCCAATCTGGTAAAAGGAAAAGAAATCCTCGCCCGCGAAGGAAAAGCCGGAGAAAAAATCACAGAAATTACATACGTCTACAAAAACGGAGAACTCATCGATAAAGATGAAGAAGTCGTCAAAGTAATAGATCCAGTAGACAAAGTCGTCAAAATTGGCACAAAAGAACAACAGACAGAACAAAAAGCGAAGAAAAAAGAGTCTGGAGTAAAACTCGCATCAAGGAAGTCGTCAAACCAATCGTCGTCGTCTGCTAAAAGCACGCCTAAAAGCACGCCATCAGGCAGTGTGTGGGATAAGTTAGCCGCCTGCGAATCTGGAGGCAATTGGTCGGCCAATACCGGTAACGGTTATTACGGCGGCTTGCAGTTCAGTCTAGATTCGTGGCGAGCCGTAGGAGGAAGCGGATACCCCCACGAACACAGCCGGGAAACACAAATTGCGATGGGCAAAAAATTGCAAGCGCGCCAAGGTTGGGATGCCTGGGGGGCGTGCGCGGAGAAACTCGGTTTAAATTAA
- a CDS encoding SGNH/GDSL hydrolase family protein, giving the protein MDDPLMYVALGDSITNGRNVRKKQRYPSILTRWLAQSFHHPVYGRNWGKNGMSSSGFLNQLQSPRVFETVRHAQFVTVCIGGNDLIYAYFKWRLWRNDTYLDEAVHTLARNFHRICEQLHWLARGNVVFGTFYNPFPLTPLAVETVEFCNYGVIRPTAERYGFPVADLYAAFRGRESILLENYRTGRLEEYRPLSRRSPVHPNVDGYSTIAHCFARELLK; this is encoded by the coding sequence ATGGACGATCCGTTGATGTACGTCGCACTGGGTGATTCTATCACCAACGGCCGCAACGTTCGCAAGAAACAGAGATACCCTTCTATTTTGACCAGGTGGTTGGCACAGTCCTTCCACCATCCAGTGTATGGACGAAACTGGGGAAAAAACGGGATGTCCAGTTCTGGCTTTTTGAATCAGTTGCAATCACCGCGCGTATTTGAAACCGTCCGTCACGCCCAGTTTGTCACGGTCTGCATCGGCGGGAACGATCTCATTTACGCCTACTTCAAATGGCGTTTATGGCGAAACGACACGTACTTGGACGAGGCTGTTCACACGTTAGCCCGCAACTTTCACCGCATTTGCGAACAGCTCCACTGGCTCGCCAGGGGAAACGTCGTCTTCGGGACGTTTTACAATCCGTTTCCGCTGACGCCATTAGCTGTCGAGACGGTGGAATTTTGCAATTACGGTGTCATACGCCCGACAGCCGAACGGTACGGGTTCCCTGTCGCCGATCTGTACGCGGCTTTCCGGGGAAGAGAGTCGATCCTCCTGGAAAATTACCGTACAGGGCGGTTGGAAGAGTACCGTCCCTTGAGCCGCCGCTCTCCCGTCCACCCCAATGTGGACGGCTATTCCACTATTGCCCACTGTTTTGCAAGAGAATTGCTGAAATGA
- a CDS encoding 2'-5' RNA ligase family protein, translating into MNYGIVIFPPRDVQDLANSFRKRYDPRYSLIPPHITLKYPFQLKERKLEDVVSHLEKVAERTEPFQIEFHKVSTFHPTTNVVYLAIRNEEPVIRLHEQCNEGILYDEETYSYVPHLTIAQEMTNAELNDIYGTLRMKDINITAEIDRFHLLYQMENEMWTVYQTFLFNKKK; encoded by the coding sequence ATGAACTACGGTATTGTGATTTTCCCGCCACGGGATGTTCAAGACCTGGCGAATTCTTTCAGGAAACGCTATGATCCTCGCTATTCACTGATACCTCCACATATTACGTTGAAATACCCATTTCAGTTAAAAGAACGTAAACTTGAAGACGTCGTCAGCCACCTCGAGAAAGTGGCAGAACGTACAGAACCTTTTCAAATTGAATTTCACAAAGTGAGTACTTTCCATCCGACGACAAATGTCGTGTACTTGGCCATTCGGAATGAAGAACCCGTCATTCGTTTGCACGAACAGTGTAATGAGGGGATTTTATACGATGAAGAAACGTACAGTTACGTTCCGCATCTGACCATTGCGCAGGAGATGACAAACGCCGAATTAAATGACATATACGGAACACTGCGCATGAAAGATATAAACATCACGGCAGAAATCGACCGATTCCACCTTCTGTACCAGATGGAAAACGAGATGTGGACCGTATACCAAACGTTTCTGTTTAATAAAAAGAAGTAA
- a CDS encoding YkvA family protein — MTQDGNEKQDNPNVPVVVSMNRKEQRFYDKLRRQLRDKLNEYRDKLGERTADYLLLLPDLFVLFVRLARDSRVPKETKIVAGITIAYFISPIDLIPDMMFGLGWLDDLVLAVYALKRVLLDVEQEIVLEHWTGDADLLEKVQEIVEKADSLVGSRVVNAIKRTLSKEK; from the coding sequence ATGACACAAGACGGTAATGAAAAGCAAGACAATCCCAACGTCCCCGTCGTTGTATCGATGAATCGCAAGGAACAGCGCTTTTACGACAAGTTGCGCCGCCAGTTGCGGGACAAGTTGAACGAATACCGGGACAAGTTGGGAGAGCGGACAGCGGACTACTTGCTTTTGCTCCCGGATTTGTTCGTCCTGTTCGTTCGCCTGGCGCGGGATAGCCGCGTTCCAAAGGAAACAAAAATCGTGGCCGGGATTACGATCGCGTACTTCATTTCGCCCATCGACCTCATTCCCGACATGATGTTCGGCCTGGGATGGCTGGATGACCTCGTGTTGGCCGTCTACGCGCTGAAGCGGGTGTTATTGGACGTGGAGCAGGAGATCGTGCTGGAGCACTGGACAGGGGATGCCGACTTGCTCGAAAAAGTGCAGGAGATCGTAGAAAAGGCGGACAGTCTCGTCGGAAGCCGCGTCGTGAACGCCATTAAACGGACGCTGTCCAAGGAGAAGTAA
- a CDS encoding GNAT family N-acetyltransferase codes for MNVSVKKITSEDKSDAFCVRRRVFVEEQRVPMELEIDEYEDEATHFVAYIDGEPVGTARLRWKDHLTVKAERVAVLKPYRGNGVGKLLMQALEEEARRKNATSIQLHAQIQAQQFYERLGYKAYGDLFFDADIEHIAMKKTFY; via the coding sequence GTGAACGTATCGGTTAAAAAGATCACCTCTGAGGACAAATCAGACGCATTCTGTGTTCGGCGACGAGTGTTTGTGGAGGAGCAACGCGTGCCGATGGAACTCGAGATTGATGAGTACGAGGACGAAGCGACGCACTTTGTCGCTTACATCGATGGAGAGCCGGTGGGAACGGCCCGCCTCCGCTGGAAAGACCACCTGACGGTGAAAGCGGAACGCGTTGCCGTATTAAAGCCGTACCGCGGGAACGGGGTCGGCAAATTGTTGATGCAGGCTCTTGAGGAGGAGGCTCGGCGAAAAAACGCCACTTCTATCCAATTGCACGCGCAAATTCAGGCCCAGCAGTTTTACGAACGACTAGGATATAAAGCTTACGGCGACCTCTTCTTCGATGCCGACATTGAGCACATCGCAATGAAAAAAACCTTTTATTGA